A portion of the Citrobacter rodentium NBRC 105723 = DSM 16636 genome contains these proteins:
- the ychH gene encoding stress-induced protein YchH: MKRKNASLLGNVLMGLGLVVMVVGVGYSILNQLPQFNLPQFFAHGAVLSIFVGAILWLAGARVGGHEQVCDRYWWVRHYDKRCRRNDNRRHS, encoded by the coding sequence ATGAAACGCAAAAACGCTTCGTTACTCGGTAATGTGCTAATGGGGTTGGGGTTAGTGGTGATGGTTGTTGGCGTTGGGTACTCCATTTTAAACCAGCTGCCGCAATTTAACCTGCCACAATTTTTCGCACATGGCGCAGTGCTCAGTATTTTCGTCGGGGCTATTTTGTGGCTGGCAGGCGCCCGCGTCGGGGGACATGAGCAGGTCTGCGACCGCTACTGGTGGGTTCGCCACTACGACAAACGCTGCCGTCGCAACGACAACCGCCGTCACAGCTAA